In a single window of the Rhineura floridana isolate rRhiFlo1 chromosome 3, rRhiFlo1.hap2, whole genome shotgun sequence genome:
- the LOC133379630 gene encoding N6-adenosine-methyltransferase TMT1A-like — MAKALVFFLRLCFQLLALPIYVLSLLGIWGPFCKKVFFPAFLEKFTVSYNRKTLRQKQELFGNLLAFAGLSGELRLLEIGTGTGSNFQFFPGNCKVICTDPNPHFQRSLAKSIAQNQHLRFDNFLVTPAEDLHQVADSSVDVVVSTLVLCSVRSVKGALSEVYRVLKPGGAFYFLEHVAADRSSWEYFWQQVYFPTWKLLFDGCCLTREIWTDLDKANFSDVKLQRIYVPLHWTPIQPHIIGYAVK; from the exons ATGGCAAAGGCGCTGGTTTTCTTCCTCCGTCTCTGTTTCCAGCTGCTAGCCCTGCCCATATACGTGTTGTCGTTATTGGGCATATGGGGGCCTTTCTGCAAGAAGGTATTCTTTCCCGCCTTCCTGGAGAAGTTCACGGTCAGTTACAATCGGAAAACGTTACGGCAGAAACAAGAGCTGTTCGGCAACTTGTTGGCGTTTGCAGGCCTCTCGGGGGAACTGAGACTACTGGAGATAGGCACGGGTACTGGCTCCAACTTCCAGTTTTTCCCGGGAAACTGTAAAGTAATCTGCACGGATCCCAATCCCCACTTTCAGCGGAGTCTAGCCAAAAGCATAGCCCAGAACCAGCATCTTCGGTTCGACAACTTCTTAGTGACCCCAGCAGAGGATTTGCACCAGGTGGCCGATTCCTCTGTGGATGTCGTCGTTTCCACTTTGGTCCTCTGCTCAGTGCGAAGCGTGAAAGGGGCTTTGAGCGAAGTCTACAGGGTACTCAAGCCT GGTGGAGCTTTTTATTTCTTGGAACATGTGGCTGCAGATCGTTCAAGCTGGGAATACTTTTGGCAGCAAGTTTACTTCCCAACATGGAAACTTCTATTTGATGGATGTTGCTTAACAAGAGAGATCTGGACCGATCTTGACAAAGCAAATTTCTCAGATGTAAAGCTGCAACGTATATATGTCCCTTTACACTGGACACCCATTCAGCCACATATCATTGGTTATGCTGTAAAATAA